Proteins encoded together in one Gemmatimonadetes bacterium T265 window:
- the trpG gene encoding glutamine amidotransferase → MILVVDNYDSFTYNLVQYLGDLGADVTVRRNDAITVDEVGALQPRAVVLSPGPCTPRDAGVTVPLVQRWGAEIPILGVCLGHQAIGEAYGGRVVRAGRIMHGKTSALDHDGTGLFRRLPRPLTVMRYHSLVVEPESVPDVLRVTARAVDAPAEIHAVEHVRDPVWGVQFHPESVLTEGGRELVANFLALADEFHARARPVAPSALQLTD, encoded by the coding sequence ATGATTCTCGTCGTCGACAACTACGACTCGTTCACGTACAACCTCGTCCAGTACCTCGGCGACCTCGGCGCCGACGTCACCGTGCGTCGCAACGACGCGATCACTGTCGACGAGGTCGGGGCGCTCCAGCCGCGCGCGGTCGTGCTGTCGCCCGGCCCGTGCACGCCGCGCGACGCGGGCGTCACCGTGCCGCTCGTTCAGCGCTGGGGCGCCGAGATCCCGATCCTCGGCGTCTGCCTCGGCCACCAGGCGATCGGCGAGGCGTACGGCGGTCGCGTCGTGCGCGCCGGCCGCATCATGCACGGCAAGACGTCGGCGCTCGACCACGACGGGACGGGGCTCTTCCGTCGCCTGCCCCGGCCGCTCACCGTGATGCGGTACCACTCGCTCGTCGTCGAGCCCGAATCCGTGCCGGACGTTCTGCGCGTGACCGCGCGCGCGGTGGACGCGCCCGCCGAAATCCACGCCGTCGAGCACGTGCGTGATCCCGTCTGGGGTGTCCAGTTCCACCCGGAGTCGGTGCTCACCGAGGGCGGGCGCGAACTGGTCGCCAACTTCCTCGCGCTCGCCGACGAGTTCCACGCGCGGGCGCGGCCAGTCGCGCCGTCCGCTTTGCAGCTGACCGATTAA
- the pyrG gene encoding CTP synthase, whose amino-acid sequence MTPAASAPAPEHSPVPRAAKYIFVTGGVVSSLGKGIAAASLGRLLVERGLSVTTMKFDPYLNVDPGTMSPFQHGEVFVTDDGAETDLDLGHYERFLDRALSQANNVTTGRIYLNVITKERRGEYLGSTVQVIPHVTDEIKAALKRIAPGNDVVLVEIGGTVGDIESQPFLEAMRQFRQEVGRTNAIFVHLTLVPYIAAAGEVKTKPTQHSVRDLMEVGIQPDVLICRSEQPLTEDVKRKIALFCNVDFGAVVESVDVPSIYQIPLEFHAQGLDALVCRKLALDTPAPDLSRWRELVRRVVEPRTNAPRIAVVGKYTDYVDSYKSVQEALVHGGVAHDTGVEVDWLSSDRFTSLEAAREILADYDGLLVPGGFGVRGVEGMVEAIRVARETGLPYLGICLGMQTAIIEFARNVCGISDSHSSEFAPDCANAVVSLMESQQHVTDMGGTMRLGAYPCRLRPGTHAREAYGADEVSERHRHRYEVSNRFRDTFERHGMVLSGLSPDGSLVEMVELADHPWFVGSQFHPELKSRLTRPHPLFAGFVGAAAAHARARAAATDGVDGARALPTSRSVRALAEAAA is encoded by the coding sequence ATGACTCCCGCTGCCAGCGCCCCCGCGCCCGAGCACTCGCCCGTGCCGCGCGCCGCCAAGTACATCTTCGTGACCGGCGGGGTCGTCTCGTCGCTCGGCAAGGGGATCGCCGCCGCCTCGCTCGGCCGGCTCCTCGTCGAGCGCGGCCTGTCAGTGACGACGATGAAGTTCGACCCGTACCTGAACGTCGACCCGGGCACGATGTCGCCGTTCCAGCACGGCGAGGTGTTCGTCACCGACGACGGCGCGGAGACCGACCTCGACCTCGGCCACTACGAGCGCTTCCTCGACCGCGCGCTGTCGCAGGCGAACAACGTCACGACCGGGCGCATCTACCTGAACGTCATCACCAAGGAGCGCCGCGGCGAGTACCTCGGCTCGACGGTGCAGGTCATCCCGCACGTCACCGACGAGATCAAGGCCGCGCTCAAGCGCATCGCACCCGGCAACGACGTGGTGCTCGTCGAGATCGGCGGCACGGTGGGCGACATCGAGTCGCAGCCGTTCCTCGAGGCGATGCGCCAGTTCCGTCAGGAGGTCGGGCGCACGAACGCGATCTTCGTCCACCTCACGCTCGTGCCCTACATCGCCGCGGCGGGCGAGGTGAAGACGAAGCCGACGCAGCACTCGGTGCGCGACCTCATGGAGGTCGGGATCCAGCCCGACGTCCTGATCTGTCGCTCCGAGCAGCCGCTCACCGAGGACGTCAAGCGGAAGATCGCCCTGTTCTGCAACGTCGACTTCGGCGCGGTGGTCGAGAGCGTCGACGTCCCGAGCATCTACCAGATCCCGCTCGAGTTCCACGCGCAGGGCCTCGACGCGCTCGTCTGCCGCAAGCTCGCGCTCGACACGCCCGCGCCGGATTTGTCGCGCTGGCGCGAGCTCGTGCGCCGCGTCGTCGAGCCGCGGACCAACGCGCCGCGGATTGCGGTCGTCGGCAAGTACACCGACTACGTCGACAGCTACAAGAGCGTGCAGGAAGCGCTCGTCCACGGCGGCGTCGCGCACGACACGGGCGTCGAGGTCGACTGGCTCTCGAGCGACCGCTTCACGTCGCTCGAGGCCGCGCGCGAGATCCTCGCCGACTACGACGGGCTCCTCGTGCCGGGGGGCTTCGGCGTCCGCGGCGTCGAAGGCATGGTCGAAGCGATCCGGGTCGCGCGCGAGACGGGGCTGCCGTACCTCGGCATCTGCCTCGGCATGCAGACGGCGATCATCGAGTTCGCGCGCAACGTCTGCGGGATCTCGGACAGCCACTCGAGCGAGTTCGCGCCCGACTGCGCCAACGCCGTCGTCTCGCTCATGGAGTCGCAGCAGCACGTGACCGACATGGGCGGCACGATGCGGTTAGGCGCGTACCCCTGCCGCCTGCGCCCGGGCACGCACGCGCGCGAGGCGTACGGGGCCGACGAAGTGAGCGAGCGGCACCGGCACCGCTACGAGGTGTCGAACCGGTTCCGCGACACGTTCGAGCGGCACGGCATGGTGCTGAGCGGCCTGTCGCCGGACGGCTCGCTCGTCGAAATGGTCGAACTCGCCGACCACCCGTGGTTCGTCGGCTCGCAGTTCCACCCGGAGCTCAAATCGCGCCTCACCCGCCCGCACCCGTTGTTCGCCGGGTTCGTCGGCGCGGCCGCCGCGCACGCGCGCGCCCGCGCGGCGGCAACCGACGGCGTCGACGGCGCGCGCGCGCTGCCGACGAGCCGCAGCGTGCGCGCGCTCGCCGAGGCCGCCGCGTGA
- the xerD_1 gene encoding tyrosine recombinase XerD has product MTAAEIAPGIPDAAARAFRLEQFHDYLAVERGAAANTQLAYARDVARFVTYATVAGVPGPERVPPRALREFVYHLKDLGLAPASIRRGISALRTYYRFLLDEGHVTEDPSERLEPPARWATLPGVLSVADVERLLAAPSLDDRFAFRDRAMLELAYGAGLRVSEWIGIGVRDVRFDEQLLRVFGKGSKERLVPIGRAAIGATAVYLRELRPRLERGAGRGVLFLNARGEPLTRMGAWKILRKHVDAAAITTHVTPHTLRHSFATHLLEGGADLRAVQEMLGHASIATTQIYTHVDREYLRGVHRQYHPRA; this is encoded by the coding sequence ATGACGGCGGCAGAGATCGCGCCGGGCATCCCGGACGCGGCCGCGCGGGCCTTCCGCCTCGAGCAGTTCCACGACTACCTCGCCGTCGAGAGGGGCGCCGCCGCGAACACGCAGCTCGCGTACGCACGCGACGTCGCGCGCTTCGTCACGTACGCGACCGTCGCCGGCGTTCCCGGCCCGGAGCGCGTCCCGCCGCGCGCGCTCCGCGAGTTCGTCTACCACCTCAAGGACCTCGGCCTCGCCCCCGCGTCGATCCGGCGCGGCATCAGCGCGCTCCGCACCTATTACCGCTTCCTGCTCGACGAGGGGCACGTGACGGAGGACCCGAGCGAGCGGCTGGAGCCGCCGGCGCGGTGGGCGACGCTCCCCGGCGTGCTCAGCGTCGCCGACGTCGAACGCCTGCTCGCCGCGCCGTCGCTCGACGATCGGTTTGCGTTCCGCGACCGCGCGATGCTCGAACTCGCCTACGGCGCCGGGCTGCGCGTTTCGGAGTGGATCGGGATCGGCGTGCGCGACGTCCGCTTCGACGAGCAGTTGCTCCGGGTCTTCGGGAAGGGGTCGAAGGAGCGCCTCGTGCCGATCGGCCGTGCGGCCATCGGCGCGACCGCGGTGTACCTCCGCGAACTCCGACCGCGGCTGGAGCGCGGCGCCGGACGGGGCGTGTTGTTCCTCAACGCGCGCGGCGAGCCGCTGACCCGGATGGGCGCGTGGAAGATCCTCCGTAAGCACGTCGACGCGGCGGCGATCACCACGCACGTCACGCCCCACACGCTGCGCCACAGTTTCGCGACCCACCTGCTCGAAGGCGGCGCGGACCTCCGCGCGGTGCAGGAAATGCTCGGACATGCGAGCATCGCGACGACGCAGATCTACACGCACGTCGACCGTGAGTACCTCCGCGGCGTGCACCGTCAGTATCACCCGCGCGCCTGA
- the acpP gene encoding acyl carrier protein has translation MADHSAKVRDIIERELGVEREKLTDSASFIDDLGADSLDIVELVMEFEKEFNIDIADEEAEKLRTVGDAVEYLNEKVPG, from the coding sequence ATGGCCGACCATTCCGCGAAAGTCCGCGACATCATCGAGCGCGAGCTCGGCGTCGAACGCGAAAAGCTCACCGACTCCGCCAGCTTCATCGACGACCTCGGGGCGGACTCGCTCGACATCGTCGAGCTGGTGATGGAATTCGAGAAGGAGTTCAACATCGACATCGCCGACGAGGAGGCGGAGAAGCTGCGCACCGTCGGCGACGCGGTCGAGTACCTGAACGAGAAGGTGCCGGGGTGA
- a CDS encoding membrane protein has product MLQTLLRWLHGLRPVALYTVAAVAAAVENVFPPLPSDVVVAFSAFAAARGRGSAAGAFAAALVGNVAGAMLMYAVGARVGSRAVLRRFGAGDAQERKLREWYGRRGLVAIAASRLLPGVRAIVPPVAGALGVGAVRSAAAMALPSALWYGAITYVAFTAGGDFDALLARVGAGQRWATIGAGVALVGAGAAWWRHRRRARSTA; this is encoded by the coding sequence GTGTTGCAGACCCTCCTGCGGTGGCTGCACGGGCTCCGCCCCGTCGCCCTCTACACGGTCGCGGCGGTCGCGGCCGCCGTCGAGAACGTCTTCCCGCCGCTGCCGTCGGACGTGGTCGTCGCGTTCAGCGCTTTCGCGGCCGCGCGCGGGCGCGGGTCGGCGGCGGGCGCGTTCGCGGCGGCTCTCGTGGGGAACGTCGCCGGCGCGATGCTCATGTACGCCGTCGGAGCGCGGGTCGGCTCGCGGGCGGTGCTCCGGAGGTTCGGGGCGGGGGACGCGCAGGAGCGGAAGCTCCGCGAGTGGTACGGCCGCCGCGGGCTCGTCGCGATCGCGGCGAGCCGGCTGCTCCCGGGCGTGCGCGCGATCGTGCCGCCGGTGGCCGGTGCGTTAGGCGTCGGCGCGGTGCGGTCGGCCGCCGCGATGGCGCTCCCCTCGGCCCTGTGGTACGGGGCGATCACGTACGTCGCCTTCACCGCGGGCGGCGACTTCGACGCCCTGCTCGCACGCGTCGGGGCCGGCCAACGCTGGGCGACGATCGGCGCCGGCGTCGCGCTCGTCGGCGCGGGCGCGGCGTGGTGGCGGCATCGTCGACGCGCGCGGAGTACGGCATGA
- the rpoN gene encoding RNA polymerase sigma-54 factor has translation MKAGLNQSTQLKQELKVNPRLYQAMDLLYMPLLDLQQHLKQELLNNPFLDMVEAEDEDDEEGTDTDSEPEPTQAEEERKEKDDEIDWEEILLDGFDTGGRREEHEEKEYYEPVTVAERDLLDHLRDQITLLDLSPRQLMLAEEFLGNINEDGYVDCPIEQIVQGINDVIRDSAQERGVDPDDAPVYTTGEAEAMLRIVQALDPAGVGARDLRECLMLQLRDAGLEHSVPYRLVRDCFDELIAHRWSEISKRFGISPNDVQHAADEIAKLDPKPGLLYASAKDNYIIPDLVVEKIDQKYHVFLNDANLPRLKLSRAYQEIARDKKKFDGESKEFISSKLNSANWMIQAIEQRRQTMLKVMNYIVDRQREFFEKGVQYLKPLTLREVAEVINMHESTVSRVTNEKFVQTPRGVLPLKFFFSSGLSTTDGEDVSARGIKDQIQKLVQGEDPKNPLTDQAIVNILKKTGVNIARRTVAKYRDQLGVLSARMRKRV, from the coding sequence ATGAAGGCCGGCCTGAATCAGAGCACGCAGCTCAAGCAGGAGTTAAAGGTCAACCCGCGCCTGTACCAGGCGATGGACCTGCTCTACATGCCCCTGCTCGACCTGCAACAACACCTCAAGCAGGAGCTGCTCAACAACCCGTTCCTCGACATGGTCGAGGCGGAGGACGAGGACGACGAGGAGGGCACCGACACGGACTCGGAGCCGGAGCCGACGCAGGCCGAGGAAGAACGCAAGGAGAAGGACGACGAGATCGACTGGGAGGAGATCCTCCTCGACGGGTTCGACACGGGCGGGCGCCGCGAGGAGCACGAGGAGAAGGAGTACTACGAGCCGGTGACCGTCGCCGAGCGCGACCTCCTCGACCACCTCCGCGACCAGATCACCCTCCTCGACCTCTCACCGCGTCAGCTGATGTTGGCCGAGGAGTTCCTCGGCAACATCAACGAGGACGGCTACGTCGACTGCCCGATCGAGCAGATCGTGCAGGGGATCAACGACGTCATCCGCGACTCCGCGCAGGAGCGCGGCGTCGACCCGGACGACGCGCCGGTGTACACCACGGGCGAGGCCGAAGCGATGCTGCGCATCGTCCAGGCGCTCGACCCGGCGGGCGTCGGGGCGCGCGATCTGCGCGAATGCCTCATGCTGCAGCTCCGCGACGCGGGGCTCGAACATTCGGTGCCGTATCGGCTCGTGCGCGACTGCTTCGACGAGCTGATCGCGCACCGCTGGAGCGAGATCTCGAAGCGCTTCGGCATCAGCCCCAACGACGTGCAGCACGCGGCCGACGAGATCGCGAAGCTCGACCCGAAGCCCGGGCTGCTCTACGCGTCGGCGAAGGACAACTACATCATCCCGGACCTCGTCGTCGAGAAGATCGACCAGAAGTACCACGTCTTCCTGAACGACGCGAACCTGCCGCGCCTCAAGCTGAGCCGCGCGTACCAGGAGATCGCGCGCGACAAGAAGAAGTTCGACGGCGAGAGCAAGGAGTTCATCAGCTCCAAGCTCAACTCGGCGAACTGGATGATCCAGGCGATCGAGCAGCGCCGGCAGACGATGCTCAAGGTGATGAACTACATCGTCGACCGGCAGCGGGAGTTCTTCGAGAAGGGCGTGCAGTACCTCAAGCCGCTCACGCTGCGCGAGGTCGCGGAGGTCATCAACATGCACGAGAGCACGGTCAGCCGCGTGACGAACGAGAAGTTCGTCCAGACGCCGCGCGGCGTGCTGCCGCTCAAGTTCTTTTTCTCGTCCGGCCTCTCGACCACCGACGGCGAGGACGTGTCGGCGCGCGGGATCAAGGACCAGATCCAGAAGCTCGTCCAGGGCGAGGACCCCAAGAATCCGCTCACCGACCAGGCGATCGTCAACATCCTGAAGAAGACCGGCGTCAACATCGCGCGGCGCACGGTCGCCAAGTACCGCGACCAGCTGGGCGTGCTTTCGGCGCGCATGCGCAAGCGGGTGTGA
- the ispF gene encoding 2-C-methyl-D-erythritol 2,4-cyclodiphosphate synthase: MTFTAPEFRTGVGYDSHRFGPGGPMRLGGVDVAADVHCAGHSDGDAVCHALTDALLGAAGLGDIGELYPDTEPANRGRDSVEMLGAALVLVRRERFRVVSVDVAIVAERPKIGPQRAAMRARLAAALGVDERAVGIKGKTNEGMGWIGRGEGLAVIAVATLARG, from the coding sequence GTGACGTTCACCGCCCCCGAGTTCCGGACGGGCGTCGGGTACGACTCGCACCGGTTCGGCCCCGGCGGCCCGATGCGGCTCGGCGGGGTCGACGTCGCCGCCGACGTGCACTGCGCCGGGCACTCCGACGGCGACGCGGTCTGCCACGCGCTCACCGACGCGCTACTCGGCGCCGCGGGCCTCGGCGACATCGGCGAGCTCTACCCGGACACCGAGCCGGCCAACCGCGGCCGCGATTCGGTCGAGATGCTCGGGGCCGCGCTCGTCCTCGTGCGGCGCGAGCGGTTCCGCGTGGTCAGCGTGGACGTCGCAATCGTTGCGGAACGTCCGAAAATCGGCCCGCAGCGCGCGGCCATGCGCGCCCGCCTCGCCGCGGCGCTCGGCGTCGACGAGCGCGCGGTCGGGATCAAGGGAAAGACGAACGAAGGCATGGGCTGGATCGGGCGCGGCGAGGGGCTCGCGGTGATCGCCGTGGCGACGCTCGCGCGCGGCTGA
- a CDS encoding 3-oxoacyl-[acyl-carrier-protein] synthase 2 produces MTRRRVVVTGLGAVTPVGNDVATTWRALLEGRSGGAPITKFDATNFAVRFACEVKGFDTAAYMDRKEAKRADQYAQYALAAAVQAMQDAGFAAGIGPGTGYTPEETGVIIGSGVGGLRTFEDQHTIYMEQGPRRISPFFVPMFITDIAAGIVSMRFNCKGPNFATVSACSTSAHAIGEAFRTIQYGDAQVMLAGGSEAAVTPMAIGGFASMGALSTRNDSPATASRPFDATRDGFVLGDGSGVVVLEELEHALARGARIYGEVVGYAATGDAYHLTGQPDAHEGLQRSMRRAMADAGVGPADVDYVNAHGTSTPLNDPNEAAAIRAVFGEYADRLSVSSTKSATGHMLGAAGVVEFVVCAKAIETGVIPPTINYATPDPEITLDVTPNTPRERSVEVALSNSSGFGGHNATLVLRRYRPG; encoded by the coding sequence GTGACGCGTCGCCGGGTCGTCGTCACCGGGCTCGGCGCGGTGACGCCCGTCGGGAACGACGTGGCGACGACCTGGCGCGCGCTGCTCGAAGGGCGCTCCGGCGGCGCGCCGATCACGAAGTTCGACGCGACGAACTTCGCGGTGCGCTTCGCGTGCGAGGTGAAGGGATTCGACACGGCCGCGTACATGGACCGGAAGGAGGCCAAGCGCGCCGACCAGTACGCGCAGTACGCGCTCGCGGCCGCCGTGCAGGCGATGCAGGACGCGGGCTTCGCCGCGGGGATCGGGCCGGGCACGGGCTACACCCCCGAGGAGACCGGCGTCATCATCGGCAGCGGCGTGGGCGGGCTGCGGACGTTCGAAGACCAGCACACGATCTACATGGAGCAGGGCCCGCGGCGCATCTCGCCGTTCTTCGTCCCGATGTTCATCACCGACATCGCGGCCGGGATCGTCTCGATGCGCTTCAACTGCAAGGGGCCTAACTTCGCGACCGTGAGCGCCTGCTCGACGAGCGCGCACGCGATCGGCGAGGCGTTCCGCACCATCCAGTACGGCGACGCGCAGGTGATGCTCGCGGGCGGGTCGGAGGCGGCGGTCACGCCGATGGCGATCGGCGGGTTCGCGAGCATGGGCGCGCTCTCGACGCGCAACGATTCGCCCGCCACCGCCTCGCGCCCGTTCGACGCGACGCGCGACGGGTTCGTACTCGGCGACGGCTCGGGCGTCGTCGTGCTCGAGGAGCTGGAGCACGCGCTCGCGCGCGGCGCGCGCATCTACGGCGAGGTCGTCGGGTACGCGGCGACGGGCGACGCGTACCACCTCACGGGCCAGCCCGACGCGCACGAAGGCCTGCAGCGCTCGATGCGCCGCGCGATGGCGGACGCGGGCGTCGGCCCCGCGGACGTCGACTACGTCAACGCGCACGGCACGTCGACGCCGCTCAACGACCCGAACGAGGCGGCCGCGATCCGCGCCGTCTTCGGCGAGTACGCGGACCGGCTCTCCGTCAGCTCGACGAAGTCGGCAACCGGGCACATGTTAGGCGCGGCCGGCGTCGTCGAGTTCGTCGTCTGCGCGAAGGCGATCGAGACGGGCGTGATCCCGCCGACGATCAACTACGCGACGCCCGACCCCGAAATCACGCTCGACGTCACGCCGAACACGCCGCGCGAGCGCTCGGTCGAGGTCGCGCTGAGCAACAGTTCGGGGTTCGGCGGCCACAACGCGACGCTCGTCCTCCGGCGCTACCGGCCCGGGTGA
- a CDS encoding membrane protein, with protein MTHVWLWLAFAACVLALLGLDLGVVNRRAHRPSLREAALWSAAWLALAAAFGTGIAVTLGAAAALEFATGYVVEEALSVDNLFVFLLIFSAFRVPAEFQHRVLFWGIFGALALRGAMIGAGTALVEAFAWATYVFGAFLLVSGVRLALRRAGDDEYDPSDNPALRLVRRVMPVTRDVAGPHFFVRERAPDGSVRRAATPLFVVLVLLETTDLVFAVDSIPAIFGVTRDPFLIYTSNVFAILGLRSVFFLLAGVMDRFHYLRYGLAVVLAFVGAKMLVSGVWEVPTLVSLGVVVGVLGAAVGASLAFPRRRVGSDA; from the coding sequence ATGACCCACGTCTGGCTCTGGCTCGCCTTCGCCGCGTGCGTGCTCGCCCTGCTCGGGCTCGACCTCGGCGTCGTCAACCGCCGCGCGCACCGCCCGTCGTTGCGCGAGGCGGCGCTGTGGAGCGCCGCGTGGCTCGCGCTCGCCGCCGCGTTCGGCACCGGAATCGCCGTGACGTTAGGCGCAGCCGCCGCGCTCGAGTTCGCGACCGGCTACGTCGTCGAGGAGGCGCTCTCGGTCGACAACCTGTTCGTCTTTCTGCTGATCTTCTCCGCGTTCCGCGTACCCGCCGAGTTCCAGCACCGGGTGCTGTTCTGGGGCATTTTCGGCGCGCTCGCGCTGCGCGGCGCGATGATCGGCGCGGGCACGGCGCTCGTCGAGGCGTTCGCCTGGGCGACGTACGTCTTCGGCGCGTTCCTGCTCGTCAGCGGCGTGCGGCTCGCGCTGCGTCGTGCCGGCGACGACGAGTATGATCCCTCGGACAACCCGGCGCTCCGGCTGGTGCGGCGCGTGATGCCGGTGACGCGCGACGTCGCCGGGCCGCACTTCTTCGTCCGCGAGCGCGCGCCGGACGGTTCCGTACGTCGCGCCGCGACGCCGCTCTTCGTCGTGCTCGTCCTGCTCGAGACCACGGACCTCGTCTTCGCGGTCGACTCGATCCCGGCGATCTTCGGGGTCACGCGCGACCCGTTCCTCATCTACACGTCGAACGTGTTCGCCATCCTCGGGCTGCGCTCCGTCTTCTTCCTGCTCGCCGGCGTCATGGACCGGTTCCACTACCTGCGCTACGGGCTCGCGGTCGTGCTCGCCTTCGTCGGCGCGAAGATGCTCGTCTCGGGCGTCTGGGAGGTGCCGACGCTCGTCTCGCTCGGCGTGGTCGTCGGCGTGCTGGGCGCGGCGGTCGGCGCGTCGCTCGCGTTCCCGCGGCGCCGGGTCGGATCCGACGCCTAA
- the kdsA gene encoding 2-dehydro-3-deoxyphosphooctonate aldolase has protein sequence MTDAGRALFPRGALFLVAGPCQLEDDALNLRVAEHLARLAERVPGGVIFKASFDKANRSNPDAARGPGLDAGLEALARVKRMTGLAVITDVHLPAQCAPAAEVVDALQIPAFLCRQTDLLEAAGATGVPVNIKKGQWLQPEGMRGAVAKVRAGCRGCERTSLPHGDGVAVTERGTFFGYGDLVVDMRSIARMRAACDAPVIFDATHSVQQPGRGAGGASGGAREYIPTLAAAAAAGGADGLFLETHPDPDRAPSDGPNMVPLGQLDVLVDRVVRVWEAARA, from the coding sequence GTGACCGACGCCGGTCGCGCCCTCTTTCCGCGTGGCGCGCTGTTCCTCGTGGCCGGCCCGTGCCAGCTCGAGGACGACGCGCTCAACCTGCGCGTCGCGGAGCACCTCGCCCGGCTCGCCGAGCGCGTCCCGGGCGGCGTCATCTTCAAGGCCAGCTTCGACAAGGCGAACCGGTCCAATCCGGACGCCGCGCGCGGGCCCGGGCTCGACGCGGGGCTCGAGGCGCTCGCGCGCGTCAAGCGCATGACGGGGCTCGCCGTCATCACCGACGTGCACCTGCCGGCGCAGTGCGCGCCCGCCGCCGAGGTGGTCGACGCGCTGCAGATCCCGGCGTTCCTCTGTCGGCAGACGGACCTCCTGGAAGCCGCGGGCGCGACCGGCGTTCCCGTGAACATCAAGAAAGGCCAGTGGCTGCAGCCCGAAGGCATGCGCGGCGCGGTGGCCAAAGTCCGCGCGGGGTGCCGCGGGTGCGAGCGCACGTCACTCCCGCACGGCGACGGGGTCGCGGTCACCGAGCGCGGCACGTTCTTCGGCTACGGCGACCTCGTCGTCGACATGCGCAGCATCGCGCGCATGCGCGCCGCGTGCGACGCGCCCGTCATCTTCGACGCGACGCACTCGGTGCAGCAGCCGGGGCGCGGCGCGGGCGGCGCGAGCGGCGGCGCGCGCGAGTACATCCCGACGCTCGCCGCCGCGGCCGCCGCCGGCGGCGCGGACGGACTGTTCCTGGAGACGCACCCGGACCCGGACCGCGCGCCGAGCGACGGCCCGAACATGGTGCCGTTAGGCCAGCTCGACGTGCTCGTCGACCGCGTCGTCCGCGTGTGGGAGGCCGCGCGCGCGTGA
- the kdsB gene encoding 3-deoxy-manno-octulosonate cytidylyltransferase: MSLLAVIPARLAATRLPDKPLRDVGGAPLVVRVWERVRDLNTADRCVVAADSDRVVDAVRRAGGDAVLTRADHASGTDRVAEVARRPEFARFDAVVNVQGDEPFVSAAAVRGAAAVVTGGAAPVGTAAAPATPAVLGTPDAVKVVVDDRGRALYFSRAPIPFLRDAHDADDRALRDALVRRHVGVYAYTRDALFAWVALAPHPLERVERLEQLRPLAYGIAIGVALVDDAGEPGVDTPDDLARADAYWRARHVTRGVAAPVDPGPHSATTGASSDAPPARPEPAR, translated from the coding sequence ATGAGTCTGCTTGCGGTGATCCCCGCGCGACTCGCCGCGACGCGACTCCCAGACAAACCGCTCCGCGACGTCGGCGGCGCGCCGCTCGTCGTGCGCGTCTGGGAGCGCGTGCGCGACCTGAATACCGCCGACCGCTGCGTGGTCGCGGCGGACAGCGACCGCGTCGTCGACGCCGTGCGGCGCGCCGGCGGGGACGCGGTGCTCACGCGCGCCGACCACGCGTCGGGGACCGACCGAGTCGCCGAAGTCGCGCGCCGGCCGGAGTTCGCGCGCTTCGACGCGGTCGTCAACGTGCAGGGGGACGAGCCGTTCGTCAGCGCTGCCGCGGTGCGCGGCGCCGCCGCCGTCGTGACCGGTGGCGCGGCACCGGTCGGCACTGCCGCCGCGCCCGCGACGCCCGCGGTGCTCGGCACCCCGGACGCGGTCAAGGTCGTCGTCGACGACCGCGGGCGCGCGCTGTACTTCTCGCGCGCGCCGATCCCGTTCCTCCGCGACGCGCATGACGCCGACGACCGCGCGCTTCGCGACGCCCTCGTCCGGCGACACGTCGGCGTGTACGCCTACACGCGCGACGCCCTCTTCGCGTGGGTCGCGCTCGCGCCGCACCCCCTCGAGCGCGTCGAACGCCTCGAACAGCTCCGCCCGCTCGCGTACGGCATCGCCATCGGCGTGGCACTCGTCGACGACGCGGGCGAGCCCGGCGTCGACACGCCGGACGACCTCGCGCGCGCCGACGCGTACTGGCGCGCGCGCCACGTCACGCGCGGCGTTGCGGCCCCGGTCGACCCGGGGCCACATTCCGCCACGACGGGCGCGTCGTCCGACGCGCCGCCGGCCCGCCCCGAGCCCGCCCGATGA